TATCGATGTCGTGTGCGTGTGTCTGCCGAGCGGCCTCCACGCCGAGGTCGGCACGCAGGTCGCCGCGGCCGGCAAACACCTCGTGCTCGAGAAGCCAATCGACGTCTCGCTGCAGGCGGCCGACCGCCTCATCGCGGCGTGCCGCGCCCACGGGGTCAAGTTGACGGTGATTTCGCAGCACCGATTCGCGCCGGCCGTGCGCCGTCTGCGTGAGGCGGTCGCGGCGGGCCGATTAGGGCGCCCGCTCCTCGGGGACGCCGTCGTGAAGTGGTACCGGAGCCAGCAGTACTACGACACGGCGGGCTGGCGGGGCACGCGGGAGATGGACGGAGGCGGCGCGCTCATCAACCAAGCTATCCACTACGTGGATCTGCTCCAGTGGATGATGGGACCGGTGGACCGGGTGTTCGGCCGTTGTGCGACCGCCGCGCACGCAATCCCGGTGGAGGATATGGCGCTCGCCGTCCTCACGTTTCGCAGCGGCGCGCTCGGGGTGATCGAGGCGACCACGGCGGCGTATCCCGGCCTACCGGAACGACTTGAGGTGACGGGCACGGACGGCACCGTGATCATCGAGGACGACGACATCGTCGTCTGGGAACTCCTCGACGAGCGGGGCGACGTGGGCCCATACGGCATTCGGGCCACACGGCACCCGCGCCCGGAGGCGGCCGCCTCTCAGAGCCTCGCGCGACAGACTGCGGGGCACCGCGGCCAACTCGCGGACCTGTTGGAGAGCCTCGAGACCGGCCGCGACCCAGCCATCACCGGCGAAGAGGCGCGCCAAGTGCTCGCGCTCGTCCTCGCGGTCTACGCCTCGGCCGAGACCGGGCGTGAGGTGCGTCTGCCGCTCGACTGAATCGCCTGCCTGGCGCCGCGACAGTCCGG
The sequence above is drawn from the bacterium genome and encodes:
- a CDS encoding Gfo/Idh/MocA family oxidoreductase, with the translated sequence MPVREREYGFAIVGCGVIAPFHARSITTLPNARLRAVVDVVPTRAERLAAEFGVESATDLRVVLDRPDIDVVCVCLPSGLHAEVGTQVAAAGKHLVLEKPIDVSLQAADRLIAACRAHGVKLTVISQHRFAPAVRRLREAVAAGRLGRPLLGDAVVKWYRSQQYYDTAGWRGTREMDGGGALINQAIHYVDLLQWMMGPVDRVFGRCATAAHAIPVEDMALAVLTFRSGALGVIEATTAAYPGLPERLEVTGTDGTVIIEDDDIVVWELLDERGDVGPYGIRATRHPRPEAAASQSLARQTAGHRGQLADLLESLETGRDPAITGEEARQVLALVLAVYASAETGREVRLPLD